In one uncultured Methanoregula sp. genomic region, the following are encoded:
- a CDS encoding 2-amino-3,7-dideoxy-D-threo-hept-6-ulosonate synthase: protein MRGKEIRLERIMNRNTKKTIIVPMDHGVSNGPIPGLIDMGQAVNLVAEGGANAVIGHVGLALHGHRQGGRDVGLILHLSASTMLAPDPNEKVLVNTVQNALKMGADAVSMHVNIGAESEAKMLQDLGMVAVECMEWGMPLLAMMYPRGKNIPTSNDLEQVKLAARVAAELGADIVKTVYTGDPESFREVTRGCPVPVVVAGGSKTDDRTTLELIEGAMAGGAAGISIGRNAFQHRSPDRFVRAAACIVHKNKSVDEALKIING, encoded by the coding sequence ATGAGAGGAAAGGAAATCCGTCTTGAAAGGATCATGAACCGGAATACGAAAAAAACGATCATCGTACCCATGGATCACGGGGTCAGCAATGGCCCGATCCCGGGGCTGATCGACATGGGCCAGGCCGTGAACCTGGTGGCGGAAGGCGGGGCGAACGCGGTAATCGGCCACGTGGGCCTTGCACTCCACGGCCACCGGCAGGGCGGCAGGGACGTGGGGCTGATCCTCCACCTGTCCGCGAGCACGATGCTTGCGCCGGACCCAAACGAGAAGGTGCTCGTCAATACCGTGCAGAATGCGCTGAAGATGGGCGCCGACGCGGTCTCGATGCATGTCAACATCGGGGCCGAGAGCGAGGCAAAGATGCTCCAGGACCTCGGCATGGTAGCGGTGGAATGCATGGAATGGGGCATGCCGCTCCTTGCCATGATGTACCCGAGGGGCAAGAACATCCCGACCTCGAACGATCTCGAGCAGGTCAAGCTCGCGGCCCGGGTGGCAGCCGAGCTCGGCGCCGATATCGTGAAGACGGTGTACACCGGCGACCCCGAGTCCTTCCGCGAAGTGACCCGGGGCTGCCCGGTGCCCGTGGTGGTTGCCGGAGGTTCAAAGACCGATGACCGCACAACGTTAGAATTAATTGAAGGTGCGATGGCAGGCGGGGCGGCCGGGATCTCTATTGGGAGGAACGCCTTCCAGCACCGCAGCCCGGACAGGTTCGTCCGGGCAGCGGCCTGTATCGTGCACAAGAACAAGAGCGTCGATGAGGCGCTGAAAATTATCAACGGGTAA
- a CDS encoding 2-amino-3,7-dideoxy-D-threo-hept-6-ulosonate synthase codes for MIGKDIRIERIMDRNTGRAVIVPMDHGFSMGQIDGLLDMTQVISDVSNGGANAIILHKGLVKRGHRKHGRDIGLFIHLSGSTSLNPDPNDKVQVCTVEEAIALGADAVSIHINLGSPSESKMLEIGANVARDCNRWGMPLLIMSYPRGKGIDSFSAQSIGHAVRVAEELGADMIKTNYPGNPEAFKKIVKACSVPVFIAGGEKCADLESLKIIQDSVHAGGAGVCVGRNAFQRKDTKAFVQALCNVVHHNVDPAKALEQHQ; via the coding sequence ATGATTGGAAAGGATATACGCATTGAACGGATTATGGACAGGAACACGGGCAGGGCGGTCATCGTCCCGATGGACCACGGGTTCTCGATGGGGCAGATCGACGGCCTTTTGGACATGACGCAGGTCATCTCGGACGTTAGCAACGGTGGCGCGAACGCGATCATCCTCCACAAGGGCCTGGTCAAGCGCGGGCACCGGAAGCACGGCCGCGATATCGGCCTCTTCATCCACCTCTCGGGGAGTACCTCCCTGAACCCCGACCCGAACGACAAGGTGCAGGTCTGCACCGTGGAAGAGGCAATCGCGCTCGGGGCCGACGCGGTCTCGATCCATATCAACCTCGGCTCGCCCAGCGAATCGAAGATGCTGGAGATCGGCGCCAACGTTGCCCGGGACTGCAACCGCTGGGGCATGCCGCTCCTTATCATGAGCTACCCGCGGGGCAAGGGGATCGACTCGTTCTCGGCACAGTCCATCGGTCACGCGGTTCGCGTTGCCGAAGAGCTGGGCGCGGACATGATCAAGACCAACTACCCCGGCAACCCGGAAGCGTTCAAAAAGATCGTCAAAGCCTGTTCGGTGCCGGTCTTCATTGCCGGCGGCGAGAAGTGCGCCGACCTCGAATCCTTGAAGATCATCCAGGACTCGGTCCATGCCGGCGGGGCCGGTGTCTGCGTGGGAAGGAATGCCTTCCAGCGCAAGGACACAAAAGCGTTCGTCCAGGCACTCTGCAACGTGGTGCACCACAACGTGGACCCGGCAAAGGCGCTGGAGCAGCACCAATGA
- a CDS encoding 3-dehydroquinate synthase II yields the protein MKQFWVDIRPWNKEIATTAIESGADAIVVDRAEDVKRLGRITTIAPDGDIKPGTDVTECTITDKASENAAAAQGKHKPVIVTTSDWTVIPLENLVAQSEHIIARVKDVKETELAIHVLEKGVYGILLKTDSPAVVKAVAAILKASTGKVGLVPFTVTKIVPVGMGDRVCVDTCSILSDGEGMLMGNTSSAMLLVHAETLENPYVAPRPFRVNAGAVHAYILLPDGRTAYLSDLAIGGQVLVSDGKGTAHSAIIGRTKIERRPLLLVEAAAGTSKVSLILQNAETIRLVGEDGNAISVVHLRVGDKILGSILEGGRHFGMAVKETIREK from the coding sequence ATGAAGCAGTTCTGGGTCGACATCCGGCCATGGAACAAGGAGATCGCGACAACGGCGATCGAGAGCGGGGCGGACGCGATCGTTGTTGACCGGGCAGAGGACGTGAAGAGGCTCGGCCGCATCACCACCATTGCCCCGGACGGCGACATCAAGCCCGGCACGGACGTGACCGAGTGCACCATCACGGACAAGGCGAGCGAGAACGCGGCGGCAGCGCAGGGGAAGCACAAGCCCGTCATCGTCACGACAAGCGACTGGACGGTCATCCCGCTCGAGAACCTCGTTGCCCAGTCTGAGCATATCATTGCCCGGGTAAAGGATGTAAAAGAGACGGAACTTGCCATCCACGTGCTGGAGAAAGGCGTGTACGGCATTCTCCTGAAAACCGACAGCCCGGCAGTAGTAAAAGCCGTTGCAGCAATCCTGAAGGCATCGACCGGCAAAGTAGGGCTCGTTCCCTTCACGGTAACAAAGATCGTGCCGGTCGGGATGGGCGACCGGGTCTGCGTGGACACCTGCTCCATCCTCTCGGACGGCGAGGGCATGCTGATGGGGAACACCTCATCGGCCATGCTCCTTGTCCATGCCGAGACGCTCGAGAACCCGTACGTTGCCCCCCGCCCGTTCCGGGTGAACGCCGGGGCAGTGCATGCCTACATCCTCCTCCCGGACGGCAGGACCGCGTACCTGTCTGACCTCGCCATAGGCGGCCAGGTGCTGGTCTCCGATGGCAAGGGCACGGCGCATTCCGCCATCATCGGCCGCACCAAGATCGAGCGGCGCCCGCTCCTCCTCGTGGAGGCAGCAGCAGGAACGTCAAAGGTAAGCCTGATCCTCCAGAACGCCGAGACGATCCGTCTTGTCGGGGAGGACGGGAACGCTATCTCGGTAGTCCACCTCAGGGTTGGCGACAAAATCCTTGGCAGCATACTCGAAGGCGGAAGACACTTTGGCATGGCAGTCAAAGAGACGATCCGCGAGAAGTGA
- a CDS encoding prephenate dehydrogenase/arogenate dehydrogenase family protein encodes MKAGIIGGTGRMGRLFVPVFEKAGYEVLVSGRKTALTSADIARQCDLVIVSVPIRETVKVIGEIAPLMKPGQLLCDFTSLKVEPVKAMLESGADVIGLHPMFGPTVRSISRQTIILCPARAGKERVDALVALFEAQGAICTIATPEEHDRIVAVVQGLTHFVTLCMAETVRRLGMDIRATQAFTSPVYQIELSLMGRLLSQDPALYADILQQNPAVPEVLAACRSSAADLSAIIEAKDAEQFCRFFKENSRNLGSYCDEGQKTTDALIECMVNK; translated from the coding sequence ATGAAGGCAGGCATTATCGGCGGCACCGGCAGGATGGGCAGGCTCTTTGTCCCGGTCTTCGAGAAAGCGGGGTACGAGGTCCTGGTCTCGGGAAGGAAGACTGCCCTGACCAGCGCCGACATTGCGCGGCAGTGCGACCTCGTCATCGTCTCCGTCCCGATCCGTGAAACCGTGAAGGTAATCGGAGAGATAGCCCCGCTCATGAAACCCGGCCAGCTCCTCTGCGACTTCACCTCCCTCAAGGTGGAGCCGGTAAAGGCGATGCTGGAATCCGGCGCGGACGTGATCGGCCTGCACCCGATGTTCGGCCCCACCGTCAGGTCGATCAGCCGCCAGACCATCATCCTCTGTCCCGCACGTGCCGGCAAAGAACGCGTTGACGCACTCGTTGCACTCTTCGAAGCCCAGGGCGCGATCTGCACCATCGCGACACCGGAGGAGCATGACCGGATCGTGGCGGTTGTCCAAGGGCTCACCCACTTCGTCACGCTCTGCATGGCCGAGACGGTGCGCAGGCTTGGCATGGATATCCGGGCAACGCAGGCCTTCACGAGCCCCGTGTACCAGATCGAACTCTCGCTCATGGGCCGGCTCCTCTCGCAGGACCCGGCACTGTACGCAGACATCCTCCAGCAGAACCCCGCTGTTCCCGAAGTCCTTGCCGCATGCCGCAGTTCCGCCGCTGACCTCTCCGCGATCATCGAGGCAAAGGATGCGGAGCAGTTCTGCAGGTTCTTTAAAGAGAACAGCCGTAACCTCGGGAGTTACTGTGACGAGGGACAGAAGACAACCGATGCGCTGATCGAATGCATGGTGAACAAATGA
- a CDS encoding prephenate dehydratase domain-containing protein, with amino-acid sequence MNLITLGPEGTFSHELALKIAGKTKETILLVPTIHGIMSAVARGGGDGIVPMENSEAGSVGETLDGLTRFPLSITAEMYMPIHHNLASADPLSKIRVIYAHPQTNEQCSECIEKWGIPVIHTSSNAISAIEAKKTPHAGAILSETAASIYGMPVIVRNTQNNAENITRFVRISTEPVRDSNPEKCSILIDPRTDRAGLLHDLLHAFAERKINLTRIESRPSKRGIGNYVFFLDYAWSEETADALDELRKITTIKELGCYSRVEVAP; translated from the coding sequence ATGAACCTCATCACCCTTGGGCCAGAGGGGACATTCTCCCACGAGCTCGCACTGAAGATAGCAGGGAAGACAAAAGAGACCATCCTTCTTGTCCCGACCATCCACGGGATCATGTCCGCGGTTGCGCGGGGCGGGGGGGACGGGATCGTGCCCATGGAGAATTCCGAAGCAGGGAGTGTCGGGGAGACGCTCGACGGCCTCACCCGCTTCCCGCTCTCCATCACTGCCGAGATGTACATGCCCATCCACCACAACCTTGCATCCGCCGATCCGCTCTCGAAAATCCGGGTCATTTATGCCCACCCGCAAACCAACGAGCAGTGCAGCGAATGCATCGAGAAGTGGGGGATACCGGTCATTCATACCAGCAGCAATGCCATAAGCGCCATCGAGGCAAAAAAGACGCCCCATGCCGGGGCCATCCTCTCGGAAACGGCCGCATCCATCTACGGCATGCCCGTCATTGTCAGAAATACCCAGAACAATGCAGAGAACATCACCCGGTTTGTCCGGATCTCGACAGAACCGGTACGGGACAGCAACCCGGAGAAATGCAGCATCCTGATCGATCCGAGGACAGACAGGGCCGGCCTGCTCCACGATCTCCTCCATGCATTTGCCGAGCGGAAGATCAACCTGACACGGATCGAGTCCCGGCCATCCAAACGGGGCATCGGCAACTATGTTTTCTTCCTCGATTACGCGTGGTCGGAAGAGACCGCCGACGCGCTCGATGAACTCCGGAAGATCACGACGATAAAAGAGCTGGGCTGTTACAGCCGGGTGGAGGTAGCACCATGA
- the aroA gene encoding 3-phosphoshikimate 1-carboxyvinyltransferase: MIVRPDRTENVDLVMTAPPSKSYTHRALICGALASGTTTIINPLEAEDTRLTITALRMLGIPVDVNNDRVIIGGCDGRIPLESPVTLDLDNSGTSLRLLTTLSLLAGHPVTLTGSARMQERPIGPLATALRSVGGTVRFLKNPGFPPLEVSGRLRGGRVEIDGSMSSQFISSILIAAPYAENGTMVILPALPASASYLDITLEVMAEFGARVIRNEYEWFAVDNRQGYTGRNYMIEGDYSSASYFFAIAAVCGGRVRVENLAPASLQGDRRFLDALRAMGCSVTCSGSISVTVERTGELNGITFDMSSSPDTVQTLCMVAAMAETPTTITGISHLKFKESDRINSTADLLRSLGGKVEVGEDSITVFPSPLHGGTIDPANDHRTAMSFAVLGLGTGGITITDAACVNKSFPGFWESLKEVIR, encoded by the coding sequence ATGATCGTCAGGCCGGACCGCACGGAGAACGTAGACCTCGTGATGACCGCCCCGCCATCGAAGAGTTATACGCACCGGGCGCTCATCTGCGGGGCTCTCGCCTCGGGAACCACGACGATCATAAACCCGCTGGAGGCCGAAGACACAAGGCTCACCATCACAGCCCTCAGGATGCTTGGGATCCCGGTGGACGTGAACAACGATCGCGTCATTATCGGAGGGTGTGACGGCAGGATCCCGCTGGAATCCCCCGTGACCCTTGATCTCGACAATTCCGGCACGAGCCTGCGCCTCCTCACCACGCTTTCGCTTCTTGCCGGGCACCCGGTAACCCTGACCGGCAGCGCACGCATGCAGGAGCGGCCGATCGGCCCCCTTGCAACGGCCCTCCGGTCGGTCGGGGGAACGGTGCGGTTCCTCAAAAACCCGGGCTTTCCCCCCCTGGAAGTCAGCGGCCGGCTTCGCGGGGGGAGAGTTGAGATTGACGGCTCGATGAGCAGCCAGTTCATCTCTTCCATCCTGATAGCCGCACCCTATGCAGAGAACGGGACAATGGTCATCCTTCCTGCACTCCCGGCGTCAGCCTCGTATCTCGATATTACTCTCGAGGTCATGGCCGAGTTCGGGGCACGGGTGATCCGGAACGAGTACGAGTGGTTTGCCGTAGACAACCGTCAGGGGTATACCGGCAGGAATTACATGATCGAGGGCGACTACTCCTCGGCTTCGTACTTCTTTGCGATAGCGGCTGTCTGCGGCGGCAGGGTGAGGGTCGAGAACCTTGCCCCCGCATCCCTGCAGGGAGACCGCAGGTTCCTTGACGCGCTGCGTGCCATGGGATGCTCCGTGACCTGCTCCGGCAGCATCTCGGTAACGGTCGAACGGACCGGAGAGCTGAACGGGATAACCTTTGATATGTCATCCTCTCCCGATACCGTGCAGACCCTCTGCATGGTGGCAGCAATGGCAGAAACGCCCACCACCATCACGGGTATCAGTCATTTGAAATTCAAGGAGAGCGACCGTATCAATAGTACAGCGGATCTGTTACGGTCGCTTGGCGGGAAGGTCGAGGTTGGAGAGGACAGCATCACCGTCTTCCCCTCGCCCCTCCATGGCGGCACCATCGATCCGGCAAACGATCACCGCACCGCGATGAGTTTTGCGGTGCTCGGGCTGGGTACCGGGGGCATTACGATAACGGATGCTGCGTGCGTGAACAAGTCATTCCCGGGCTTCTGGGAGAGCCTGAAGGAGGTTATCCGGTGA
- a CDS encoding shikimate kinase, with product MREQVIPGLLGEPEGGYPVNRIVLTGFRGTGKTEIGKILAQEKQVRFLDTDTLIEQKTGRSIPDIFHEEGEERFRKIERDVIASLPETDAIISTGGGAVVDPENMEHLRKDSTLVLLYSDIDTIEQRLERSPRPPLTNLPLREEIAEMMERRRQNYHAAADFCIDTSETTPATAAETIRRIMKTGVPGPKERREALAFFRTGRIPAPGMQRLETLLRDVPEDPGTRILGVAGYPCAHSKGPRLFNNLFVHYHLNYHYTLFEGPGIEEIMKIAREIDAKGLSVTIPFKQDVIPLLDEIDEHAAQSIGAVNTVVFACGAATGYNTDWLGVRKPLVALKGAKAVLLGAGGVASAAAYALRDLDMDVTILNRTPQNAKALAERSGCRWAAWDTFDDIHPDLVVNATPLGMEPDVRTPLRPGQLYRELTVFDLVYTPPITPLIEAARAVGCPTITGTDLFIEQAKEQFWLWFGIDVPAETIRKYIS from the coding sequence GTGCGTGAACAAGTCATTCCCGGGCTTCTGGGAGAGCCTGAAGGAGGTTATCCGGTGAATCGTATTGTCCTCACCGGCTTCCGGGGGACCGGCAAGACCGAGATTGGAAAGATCCTTGCACAGGAAAAACAGGTCCGGTTCCTGGATACGGACACGCTCATCGAGCAGAAGACCGGCCGTTCCATCCCGGACATCTTCCACGAGGAAGGGGAGGAACGTTTCCGGAAGATCGAGCGCGATGTCATCGCCTCCCTTCCCGAAACCGACGCGATCATCAGCACGGGAGGGGGAGCGGTCGTGGATCCAGAGAACATGGAGCACCTGAGAAAGGACAGCACGCTCGTTCTTTTGTATTCCGACATCGACACCATCGAACAGCGGTTAGAGAGATCCCCCCGGCCCCCGCTCACGAACCTGCCGCTCCGGGAAGAGATCGCGGAGATGATGGAACGGCGCCGGCAGAACTACCATGCGGCAGCCGACTTCTGTATTGACACGAGCGAGACCACGCCCGCCACGGCAGCGGAGACAATCCGGCGCATCATGAAAACCGGGGTTCCCGGACCAAAGGAGCGCAGGGAAGCCCTCGCGTTCTTCCGGACCGGCCGGATACCTGCCCCGGGCATGCAGAGACTCGAAACACTCCTCCGGGACGTCCCGGAGGATCCGGGAACCCGTATCCTCGGCGTTGCCGGGTATCCCTGTGCCCACAGCAAGGGACCCCGCCTCTTCAACAACCTGTTTGTGCACTACCATCTCAACTACCACTACACGCTGTTCGAGGGCCCGGGGATCGAAGAGATCATGAAGATCGCCCGGGAGATCGACGCGAAAGGGCTCTCGGTCACGATCCCGTTCAAGCAGGACGTCATCCCGCTCCTCGACGAGATCGATGAGCACGCGGCGCAGTCAATCGGGGCGGTGAACACGGTTGTCTTTGCCTGCGGGGCGGCAACCGGTTACAACACCGACTGGCTGGGGGTACGAAAACCCCTCGTTGCGCTGAAAGGTGCAAAAGCCGTGCTGCTCGGTGCCGGCGGTGTTGCATCGGCTGCAGCCTATGCACTGAGGGATCTTGACATGGACGTGACCATCCTCAACCGCACGCCACAGAACGCGAAAGCTCTTGCGGAGCGATCCGGCTGCCGCTGGGCCGCGTGGGATACGTTTGACGACATCCACCCGGACCTGGTGGTGAACGCAACCCCGCTGGGGATGGAACCGGATGTAAGAACTCCGCTCCGGCCCGGCCAGCTCTACCGGGAACTGACGGTATTTGACCTTGTTTATACGCCGCCGATCACCCCGCTCATCGAAGCTGCACGGGCAGTCGGCTGCCCGACCATCACGGGAACAGACCTGTTCATCGAACAGGCAAAAGAGCAGTTCTGGCTCTGGTTCGGGATCGATGTTCCCGCCGAAACCATCAGGAAGTATATCTCATGA
- the aroC gene encoding chorismate synthase, with amino-acid sequence MNTFGRNFRITTFGESHGTAVGAVIDGCPAGMPLSDNDIQPLLDRRKPGTSPLTSARKEADRIEILSGIFEGRTTGTPIAVIVRNEDKHSGDYDALREVFRPGHADFTYQAKYGIRDHRGGGRSSGRETVGRVAAGAVAMKFLAGKGITVEGRILRVHGKTTPEEIGREIISAKNAGDSVGGIAEIIVRGCPTGLGDPVFGKLDSLIAGAMMGIGAVKGVEIGDGFAAAGKFGSENNDPMTASGFASNHAGGILGGISSGQDIVVRIAVKPTPSIAKPQKTQDIHGNVVEITVGGRHDPCIVPRIIPVAEAMLALVLADAVLEQEKYRA; translated from the coding sequence ATGAACACCTTTGGCAGAAATTTCCGTATCACAACGTTCGGCGAAAGCCACGGGACAGCAGTAGGAGCAGTCATCGACGGCTGCCCCGCGGGAATGCCCCTCTCTGATAACGATATCCAGCCCCTCCTTGACCGGAGGAAGCCCGGTACCTCCCCCCTCACCTCGGCCCGTAAGGAAGCCGACCGGATCGAGATCCTCTCCGGTATATTCGAAGGCCGGACCACCGGCACCCCCATTGCCGTGATCGTCAGGAACGAAGACAAACACTCCGGCGACTATGATGCTCTCCGGGAAGTCTTCCGGCCCGGCCACGCCGATTTCACGTACCAGGCAAAGTACGGGATACGGGACCACCGGGGCGGCGGCAGATCCTCGGGAAGGGAGACCGTCGGCAGGGTCGCGGCCGGTGCGGTGGCAATGAAGTTCCTTGCCGGGAAAGGAATCACGGTTGAGGGCAGGATCCTCCGTGTCCACGGGAAAACAACCCCGGAAGAGATCGGGCGGGAGATCATTAGTGCAAAAAACGCCGGAGACTCAGTTGGCGGAATTGCAGAGATCATTGTTCGGGGATGCCCGACGGGGCTTGGCGACCCGGTCTTTGGCAAGCTCGATTCCCTGATTGCCGGGGCGATGATGGGCATCGGGGCGGTAAAAGGCGTTGAGATAGGCGACGGATTTGCGGCTGCGGGAAAATTCGGGAGCGAGAACAACGACCCGATGACTGCCAGTGGTTTTGCCAGCAACCACGCCGGCGGGATCCTTGGCGGGATATCCTCCGGGCAGGATATTGTCGTGCGAATTGCGGTGAAGCCGACACCCTCGATAGCAAAGCCCCAGAAGACACAAGACATCCACGGCAACGTGGTCGAGATCACGGTTGGCGGCCGGCACGATCCCTGCATTGTTCCCCGGATTATCCCGGTAGCCGAAGCCATGCTTGCGCTGGTGCTGGCGGATGCCGTGCTGGAGCAGGAGAAGTACCGGGCGTGA